gaggtgggtggatcacctgaggtcgggagtttgagaccagcctggccaatatagtgaaaccccatctctactaaaaatacaaaaaattagccaggcgtggtggtggacaactgtaatcctagctactcaggaggctgagacaggagaatcacttgagcctgggaggcggaggttgcagtgagtcgagatcacaccattgcactccagcctgggcaacaagagcgaaactccgtctcaaaataataataataataataataataataatcacccaTACAGACGCGCAGGACTCAACGCAGGACTGCCAGCTCCACTGCCCTGAGCCCCCCGGTGCCAGGCCCAGCGGGCAGTGCTGGAGCCCCAGTGGCTTGGGATGGGGAGACTGGGACTCTGAGCTGGCAATGTTCCTGGGTGCTGGCTGCATGCCCGCCATGTGCTGGGCTCCGGGATCCACTGGTTCCTGACACCCTCACCTGCCCCTGGGGGTGTGGCCATCTTctagagagggaaactgaggatcagTGCAGAATGTAGGGGGAGCCCAGGCTGGCCCAGGGAGCAGTTGGCGGTGGAGGCCTTGGGCAATTTCCCGTGTTCCCACTGAGTGGGGCTGTCCCTGGGCCTGGGCGGGGACGCCACCAACTGCCAAGGCCTGTGTATAAGGGCAGCCGCCGCCTTAGCCACAGACCTGCCCCGCCATGACCCGGCTGACAGTCCTGGCCCTGCTGGCTGGTCTGCTGGCGTCCTCGAGGGCCGGTGAGTGCCTCTCTGTGCCGGTGGTCCCCCATCTGTGCTAGGGCCCGGCTGCCAGGGCAGAACTCAGACTTAAAGCACAGAGAAGGCAAGCGGCTTGGcctgggtcacacagccagcCCGGCCTGGACGATCCCGCGAAAGGCGTGAGGGCGGACGGTGTGCGGGACTCAGGGGCCCCCTGTCCTCTTAGGGAGTGGGACGATGGGGGAGGGTGGGTCCCCCCGCAGCCCCACTGGGTGGATAGAGCTGAGGCTGCAGCTTCACACGCCCTCCCGGCCACTGTGTGGATTCTTGGGGATCTCAGAGCTGTCTCCCCCCGACCCAGGCTCCAGCCCCCTTTTGGACATCGTTGGCGGCCGGAAGGCGAGGCCCCGCCAGTTCCCGTTCCTGGCCTCCATTCAGAATCAAGGCAGGCACTTCTGCGGGGGTGCCCTGATCCATGCCCGCTTCGTGATGACCGCGGCCAGCTGCTTCCAAAGCCAGTGAGGGGTCCTGGGGAGGGGGCCTAGGGGGCATTGGGGCTCAGAGAAGGGGCTTGGGGGGCTTAGGCATTCAGTGGGGGTGCTTGGTaggtgaggaggggaggggattGCAAAAGGAGGGGCTCAGGGAAAGGAGGGGGCTTGGAGAGGGAAATGGGGACTGAGTTGAGGAGGGACCCAAGGATATTGGGGGGCTCAGATGgaggaggcccagagaagggaagggggtcAGATGGAGGAGgcccagagaaaggaagaggctcAGATGGAGGAGGTGCAGTGAAGGAAAGGGGGTCAGATGggggaggcccagagaagggaaggggctcAGATGGAGGAGGGGGCCCAGAGAAAGGAAGGGGCTCAGATGGAGGAGgtgcagagaagggaagggggtcAGATGggggaggcccagagaagggaaggggctcAGATGGAGGAGgtgcagagaagggaaggggctcAGATGGAGGAGGTGCAGAGAAGAGAAGGGCCTCAGATGGAGGAGGTGCAGAGAAGGGAAGGGCCTCAGATGGAGGAGGTGCGGAGAAGGGAAGGGGGTCAGATGGAGGAGgtgcagagaagggaagggggtcAGATGGGGGAggcccagggaagggaaggggctcagatggaggaggggcagagaagggaagggggtcAGATGGGGGAggcccagggaagggaaggggctcAGATGGGGGAGGcgcagagaagggaagggggtcAGATGGAGGAGgtgcagagaagggaagggggtcAGATGGGGGAGGCCCAGATAAGGGAATGGGGTCAGATGGGGGAGgtgcagagaagggaagggggtcAGATGGGGGAGGCCCAGATAAGGGAAGGGGCTCAGATGGAGGAGGtgcagagaaggggagggggTCAGATggaggaggctcagagaagggaagggactCAGATGGAGGAGGGGGCGCAGAGAAGAGAAGGGGCTCAGATGGAGGAGGAGGcgcagagaagggaaggggctcAAGATGGGAAGGGGGCCCTGGAAAGTCTCGGCTCTGCTTCTGTAAAAGCGGGGGAGTTTTCAGGGTGAAGGATTGCAGTCTGCAGGCTGGGATCCCCCCTAATTTGCAAGCCggcttgctctgtgcccaggcccCAGCCTGGTGTCCTCCCTCTGCCCTTTCCTCCGCTACTCTCAGGAACCCCGGGGTTAGCACCGTGGTGCTGGGTGCCTATGACCTGAGGCGGCGGGAGAGGCAGTCCCGCCAGACGTTTTCCATCAGCAGCATGAGCGAGAATGGCTACGACCCCCAGCAGAACCTGAACGACCTGATGCTGCTTCAGGTGAGAGGATGGTgccacctgtgatcccagcacctcgggaggccgacgTTAGCCAGGGAAACAAGTCCAAacttggtctctacaaaaaaatacaaaaattagccgggagtggtggcgcgcacctgtggcCCCTGtgcttcaggaggccgaggcggaaggacggcttgaggtcaggagttcgagaccagcctgggcaacatggccaaactcagtctctacaaaaatatatatgtgtgtgtgtgtgtgtgtgtgtgtgtgtgtgtgtgtgtatcttgccgggtgaggtggctcatgcctgtaatcccagcattttgggaggccgaggtgggcggatcacgaggtcaggagattgagaccagcctggccaacatggtgaaaccccatctctactaaaaatacaaaaattagccaggcatggcagcgggcgcctctagtcccagctactcaggaggctgaggcaggagaatcgcttgaacccgggaggcggagcttgcagtgagccgagatcgcgcccctgcactccagcctgggtaacagagccagaccctatctcaaaaaaaacttccaaaaacAATACAGCAACACATACAGATGTACCACGGTTCGCGTATGGAGCCTCCTGTTGGTGGAGACTGACGTCGTTTTCAAATGCTTTTGCTATGACAGAATCATGTGAATGTTTTtcatgtttggtttttttctttgagaaaatgataaaattatctcaaaaatatcattaaaaaatttaaaaaagtagagacgggggtttcaccttgttggccagtttggtctcgaactcctggcctcaagtgatccacccaccttggcctcgcaacgtgctgggaatacaggcgtgagccaccgcacccggcccctgcCGGGAATTAAACGCAAACCACTTACAGACTACAGTTAATGTCGCTGACACTTCTGCTCCCAGGGGTCCCCATGAGGCTCCAGTCCCCAGGGCCACCCTCCCCTGACTCCATTTCCTTCCCCAGCTGGACCGTGAGGCCAACCTCACCAGCAGCGTGACGAtactgccactgcctctgcagaaCGCCACGGTGGAAGCCGGCACCAGATGCCAGGTGGCCGGCTGGGGGAGCCAGCGCAGTGGGGGGCGTCTCTCCCGTTTTCCCAGGTTTGTCAACGTGACTGTGACCCCCGAGGACCAGTGTCGCCCCAACAACGTGTGCACCGGTGTGCTCACCCGCCGCGGTGGCATCTGCAATGTGAGTGCTCCCTGTGGCGGGAGGAGGGGTCCTGAGAGGTACTGAGCTCTCCGTGGCAGGAGAAAG
The DNA window shown above is from Homo sapiens chromosome 19, GRCh38.p14 Primary Assembly and carries:
- the AZU1 gene encoding azurocidin preproprotein translates to MTRLTVLALLAGLLASSRAGSSPLLDIVGGRKARPRQFPFLASIQNQGRHFCGGALIHARFVMTAASCFQSQNPGVSTVVLGAYDLRRRERQSRQTFSISSMSENGYDPQQNLNDLMLLQLDREANLTSSVTILPLPLQNATVEAGTRCQVAGWGSQRSGGRLSRFPRFVNVTVTPEDQCRPNNVCTGVLTRRGGICNGDGGTPLVCEGLAHGVASFSLGPCGRGPDFFTRVALFRDWIDGVLNNPGPGPA